aggtGAAATGTGAGTCAATAGTTTCTCAGATAAAGAAGGTTCATtgtaaaaacaaagaaataagaaatttctaacaaaaaataaaagaaacaccGCACGATATGCTTAAATGCAAACAAGAAATCAAGAAACTATAGTAATAGTTGgaacaaagaaaatattaataaataatcattcggatcaagaaaatattgatataataaatCATTCATTGAAGTTTACTTGTTAGGATCTCGGACGTGAACATCCGAAGGAGACGTAGTAGAGAATGTAGCAGTTCCATTTTCTTGGCTCATTTTTCTCAGGAGAATAAGTCGTCAACGATTATTGACTCAAAAGGCTGTAACCTTTCCAATAACCTAGTGCTGTTGAAGTTACAAGACTTGGAGTTGGCCTTGGACTTGGACAGACTGCATAGACCTTTCAAGAACGCGGTTAACTTGTGAAGAAGAAGCTGCTGCTAAACCTAAAACAGAAGACATTGTTTCTAAGACTGAATTCAATGGTGTAGTGCTATCCGCAATTTTCTTTTccgaatagaaaaatcacaaaagaaaataGCAAAGACAAGAATAGCCGGAACGCCGCCGTCACGAAGTGGAGGAGGTGGCTGAGGAGAAAATTAACAGTTTTCACAGGAAACATGTGATatggaagagaaaaaggaaaaccttGGTGAGGAAGTTAGTAAGTGTGAGAATATATGTtggaatttttatataatgataaaaaaaaaattgttaatctTAACATACTCTTAAAATTAAgacttttatattattgatcaatcaaacattatttatttttaaattttgtatccCAAATGAATTACTGTactgttatttatttttcctttactGAAATATTGACATATTGTTACTGATAAAGAAGAACGgcaattatataaaatgaaaaataaatcgaaaggtaaatttgaaaataaaatgcaaatatgaagttagaaatataattaagagtGGTTGAATGAATGCTtaataaggaaataaataaatatatgtatgtatgtatctaTTTCTTCACATGTAGTGATGCATTTAAGAGTATTTGTTTGTTTGCAGAGTTTGGTATTTAAGAAGAGTAATACAAACTAAAcctctttttgtttgtttctttgcaCTTATTTTATTAGACTATGGAAATGCAAGGGAGTCATGTGTTTCTATTAACTGAATAGATTTGCAAAGAAAATTCATTcctatcataattattatttttgtctttaatgttttttctttgtctttttactttttcatttttctactggttttttctttttatctttttcaatgtGCTTTTTCACTTTGACTAGAGTCAAATTATCACTTGACTTTATTTAAACTAatcctaattttatttcatattaatttataaaaatcatattttaatttaccatttttctctttaccaaaataactcatttttaaaatatttttctcctcAAATTCACTCTTCTAAAtctactctatttttttttttaatattttgattttatttccttaaaGCAAGTGCTTGAATGCAAtacaaaaatagtaattaaaattgaaacacaTTCATGTCATTAGAAGAAGGCATTGGTAGAACAAGACTTGAGCTTAACAGATTCAATGGGCAGAGAGTTGATTGGAAAGGGACACTGCAGTTGCTCTTTCTCTGGCAACAATTGACAAGGAGGAGGAGTGACCTTGTTTGTGACTCCAGAAACATCAGTGCAATTCCATTGATGCTTCTTTGGTTTTTCATTGAATTGGATGGTGACATTGGAGATGCAAATATTGGTGAAAGGGTTGTTAGAAATTCCTTGGAGTCTTGCAGACATCTTGACCTGTGTTGCAACAACGTCTCTGTAATTTATCCCAGTAATGTTGGGTAGTGCTTTGGGATCATAGTATGGATCAGGGTGTGATTTGTAAGAGCCAGTCATCCAAAACACATACTTCATGGTTGTCAGGTTCATTCCTTTCACAAATATGTCTTTCACATACCCACCTCTACCCACTGCTGTTTTGATTGTGATAGCTGATTCAGTGTTGATGGCAGTCAGATCTTCAGCTCTAACATCAGAGATTCCTCCAGACATTTCACTGCCTAAAGCAATCATCGCACTATCAGGGGATATACAAGTAAGCCTTTTAATCACTATGTGTTGAGATGGCATTCCAAATTTGATCCCATACTCATCCCATCCACTTTTTATTGAAACGCAGTCATCACCAGAAACAATGTAGCAATCTTCAATACTAACATTTGTACATGAATCTgtgaagaaaacgaaaaatgTCATCGAATAATAGAACATCCATGGTTGTCAActgattatatatatgataaagtCTGGTCAAAAAAATGTTACCTGGATCTATCCCATCTGTGTTGGGAGAGTTTACTGGAGCATTAATGGTAAGCCCTTGCATTATTATGTTACTGAGAATATACATAAAGCCTTGTGAACATAggcaaaacaacaaaacaagttaagaaattttaagaaaaaag
This genomic interval from Vigna radiata var. radiata cultivar VC1973A chromosome 8, Vradiata_ver6, whole genome shotgun sequence contains the following:
- the LOC106770644 gene encoding probable polygalacturonase is translated as MCARLGNSICYCVQVIGVISVIVILGSEKVKVAESKGANGGIEYPGINCRKHSAVLTDFGGVGDGVTSNTKAFRNAISNLSHYASDGGAQLIVPPGKWLTGPFNLTSHFTLFLHNKALILASQNESEWPHLPVLPSYGRGRDAPHGRFSSLIFGTNLTDVVITGKNGSIDGQGAYWWKKFHNKKLTLTRPYMIELMYSDQIQISSLTLLNSPSYFIHPIYSSNIIMQGLTINAPVNSPNTDGIDPDSCTNVSIEDCYIVSGDDCVSIKSGWDEYGIKFGMPSQHIVIKRLTCISPDSAMIALGSEMSGGISDVRAEDLTAINTESAITIKTAVGRGGYVKDIFVKGMNLTTMKYVFWMTGSYKSHPDPYYDPKALPNITGINYRDVVATQVKMSARLQGISNNPFTNICISNVTIQFNEKPKKHQWNCTDVSGVTNKVTPPPCQLLPEKEQLQCPFPINSLPIESVKLKSCSTNAFF